CAGGGTTTCGGTGTCAAACTCGAAAGCTTCACCGAGTTGCGCTCTACGCGCAAATTTCTTCACATCAGCAGGATCGCTGAACACCTGACCATCGAGAGAGCCACCGTAGAAAGAAACGGTAACACCACTTTGTTCGATACTCAGTTTCGATTCCGCACGACGGAAAGGAATATCAGCGCGAACGATACCTTCCGAGTCAGTCAGGACAACGGGGAAGGTTTCAAAGAAGTTAGGCATCCGACGCACGCTAAGGACGCGACCTTCGCCATCTTTGAAAACAGGGTGTCCTAACCAAGATTTAGCGATACCGTCACCGCTATCCATGGCACCAGTACGGAATAAACCACCTTTAGCGGGGCTATTACCGACATAATCATAGAAAGCCAGTTTTTCGGGGATTGCTTGGTAAGCTTCGGCGATGGTGGCCCCATTGGCGATGCTGGCCTCCACACGACGCTCAATTTCTTCTTGGAAATAGCCCTTATCCCATTGGTAACGGGTCGGGCCAAAGAGTTCTATCGGCGTGGTAGCATTACCGTACCACATGGTTCCAGCCACAACGAAAGCGGCAAAGAAAACGGCGGCGATACTGCTAGAAAGCACCGTTTCGATATTACCCATTCTCAGGGCTTTATAGAGTCTTTCGGGGGGACGAACGGTTAAATGGAATAAACCGGCGATAATCCCAACGATACCCGCAGCAATGTGGTGAGCTACCACACCCCCGGGGTTAAAGGGGTTAAAACCAGCCGGTCCCCATTCCGGAGCTACGGGCTGCACATGACCGGTTAAACCGTAGGCATCGGAAACCCACATCCCAGGACCCCAAAGGCCTGTTTGATGGAAAGCACCGAAACCAAAGCAAAGTAAACCGGATAAGAACAGGTGAATACCGAACATTTTCGGCAAATCGAGGGCAGATTCGCCCGTGCGGGGATCGACGAATAATTCTAAATCCCAGAAAACCCAGTGCCAAACGGCCGCTAGGAATAGCAGACCGGATAAGACGATATGAGCGGCGGCAACGCCTTCAAAAGACCAGAAACCGGGGTCAACACCAGTTTCGCCGGTGACGCTCCAGCCACCCCATGAACCGGTGACACCTAAACGGGCCATGAAGGGCAGCACGAACATTCCTTGCCGCCACATCGGGTTTAATACGGGGTCACTGGGGTCGAAAATAGCAAGCTCATAGAGGGCCATGGAGCCAGCCCAACCCGCTACCAGTGCGGTGTGCATCAGGTGAACGGAAATTAAACGGCCCGGGTCGTTGAGAACGACTGTGTGTACTCGATACCAAGGTAGTCCCATTGACTACGCTCCTCCTATTAACAATTTAGTGTCCACTTAGACGCTTTTTATATTCAGGGTCAAAATATAAGCCCAACAATCTCGACTGTTAAGTGCAAGAGTTAGCCAACCTACATTATCCCTTGAAAAGTGTATCTATTCTAAAGAAGTGTAACTATTGTTAGAACAGATTTCAAGTGCTTGCGATCGATCTTCCGCCAGAATATTCCAGATAGGGGTGTAGGGTGTGGGGTGTGGGGTGTGGGGTGTAGGGTGTGGGGTGTGGGGTGTGGGGTGTGGGGTGTGGGGTGTGGGGTGTGGGGTGTGGGGTGTGGGGTGTGGGGTGTGGGGAGAATAAATAAAAATAATCTCCCGTCTCCTGAATCCTAACTCCTGAATCCTAACTCCTAACTCCTGAATCCTGATAACTGATAACTGATAACTGATAACTGATAACTGATAACTGATCACTTCCTCAGTAGTTCTTCGGCATTTTGCAGGATTTCGAGGACTTGTTCGGCACTAA
This portion of the Microcystis aeruginosa NIES-2549 genome encodes:
- the psbB gene encoding photosystem II chlorophyll-binding protein CP47, whose protein sequence is MGLPWYRVHTVVLNDPGRLISVHLMHTALVAGWAGSMALYELAIFDPSDPVLNPMWRQGMFVLPFMARLGVTGSWGGWSVTGETGVDPGFWSFEGVAAAHIVLSGLLFLAAVWHWVFWDLELFVDPRTGESALDLPKMFGIHLFLSGLLCFGFGAFHQTGLWGPGMWVSDAYGLTGHVQPVAPEWGPAGFNPFNPGGVVAHHIAAGIVGIIAGLFHLTVRPPERLYKALRMGNIETVLSSSIAAVFFAAFVVAGTMWYGNATTPIELFGPTRYQWDKGYFQEEIERRVEASIANGATIAEAYQAIPEKLAFYDYVGNSPAKGGLFRTGAMDSGDGIAKSWLGHPVFKDGEGRVLSVRRMPNFFETFPVVLTDSEGIVRADIPFRRAESKLSIEQSGVTVSFYGGSLDGQVFSDPADVKKFARRAQLGEAFEFDTETLKSDGVFRTSPRGWFTFGHAVFALLFFFGHIWHGSRTIYRDVFAGVDPDLEEQVEFGLFQKLGDLSTRKQEV